Proteins encoded by one window of Teretinema zuelzerae:
- a CDS encoding carbohydrate kinase family protein — protein MRIAGIGNALLDLFWFPDTEAAPVLGLHPNSTVHTDPDRMDELLLGVPAPIQVSGGSAANALKAASLLGEDCVFFGCLGSFEREYDPWAKAFLADLSDYGVRAVCEGRGSQTGRCLVINMPGRLASIACAPGAAPSFRLHQIDRDQYKQADWVFIDGQVLRNEAFFDSVVRDCRAAGIKIAVDAASRMLAHEHAHAFRKLLAGGNAVVFANEDEATALAGSLADIIPGIPRVPDRDALVHTVFSCLTRESGSREDETNALPCIVEKRGEKGARAWSNGEVYEAAAPVIHWPLDETAAGDTFEGAWLSAIGAGLSMQQALEFSNRAAVLALGVPGSRLDKDAFRRLKEERPAPEARSR, from the coding sequence ATGAGGATAGCGGGAATCGGAAACGCGTTGCTCGATCTCTTCTGGTTCCCGGACACGGAAGCCGCCCCGGTTCTCGGACTGCACCCGAACAGCACGGTTCACACCGATCCGGACAGGATGGACGAACTGCTGCTCGGCGTGCCGGCGCCCATACAGGTTTCCGGAGGATCAGCCGCCAACGCCCTGAAGGCCGCAAGCCTCCTCGGCGAAGACTGCGTCTTCTTCGGCTGCCTGGGCAGCTTCGAACGGGAATACGATCCCTGGGCGAAAGCGTTTCTCGCCGACCTCTCCGACTACGGCGTCAGGGCCGTGTGCGAAGGAAGAGGGTCTCAAACAGGGCGCTGCCTGGTCATCAACATGCCCGGCCGCCTCGCCTCGATCGCCTGCGCCCCCGGCGCCGCTCCTTCCTTCAGGCTTCATCAAATCGATCGCGATCAATACAAGCAGGCTGACTGGGTATTCATCGACGGGCAGGTACTCAGAAACGAAGCGTTCTTCGATTCAGTCGTCCGGGATTGCCGGGCTGCCGGAATCAAGATCGCCGTAGACGCGGCTTCGCGGATGCTCGCTCATGAGCATGCTCACGCCTTCAGAAAGCTTCTCGCCGGCGGAAACGCTGTCGTTTTCGCGAATGAAGACGAAGCTACGGCTCTCGCAGGTTCGCTCGCGGATATCATTCCCGGCATACCGCGGGTTCCGGACCGGGACGCTCTGGTGCATACGGTTTTTTCCTGTCTGACGCGCGAAAGCGGAAGCCGGGAAGACGAAACCAACGCCCTTCCCTGCATTGTGGAAAAGCGCGGAGAAAAGGGAGCGCGCGCATGGTCGAACGGAGAGGTCTACGAAGCGGCGGCCCCGGTCATCCACTGGCCGCTGGACGAAACCGCGGCGGGAGACACCTTCGAGGGAGCATGGCTCTCCGCGATCGGCGCGGGCCTTTCCATGCAACAGGCGCTCGAGTTTTCAAACCGGGCTGCCGTTCTCGCGCTCGGGGTTCCGGGAAGCAGGCTCGACAAAGACGCTTTCCGTCGTCTCAAAGAGGAGCGCCCCGCGCCGGAAGCGAGATCCAGGTGA
- a CDS encoding acetate kinase, with product MVILTLNCGSSSAKYQVFDWENRDVIASGVVERVTQEGGSITHNAKGKSEYKMNHECPNHTIAVELIIRTLTDPEVGVISDMNVIKAVGHRVLHGGNKFTKSVVVTPEILDTFREVQDLGPLHNPANIMGIEAAQKVLPNVPHCAVMDTAWHQTMPDTSFMYAVPYEWYENYAVRRYGFHGTSFLYTAKRASVILGKKPADTNVIIAHIGNGASMCCVKNGQCFDTSMGITPLEGLVMGTRSGDCDPALAFYMMRKTGMTVQDVDTALNKKSGLLGISGKYVDRRDISKAMEEGDKRAELAFKMETYRLRKYIGSYIAAMGQKPDALVFTAGVGEFHAGVRAEVCAGLEHLGIKLDPAKNAIARTRNAETCISADDSAIKIFVIPTDEELVMTEDAYALMKGSYDVHTKFTYSFQSKDYVNKARAEGLKKDIEKNPELAKIVATAPK from the coding sequence ATGGTCATTCTCACACTCAACTGCGGCAGTTCCTCGGCCAAGTATCAGGTATTCGACTGGGAAAACCGCGATGTCATCGCTTCAGGCGTTGTCGAACGGGTAACCCAGGAAGGCGGTTCCATCACCCATAACGCCAAGGGCAAGAGCGAATACAAGATGAACCACGAGTGCCCCAACCACACCATCGCGGTCGAGCTCATCATCCGCACACTCACCGATCCCGAAGTCGGGGTCATCAGCGACATGAACGTCATCAAGGCTGTCGGACACCGCGTTCTCCACGGCGGAAACAAGTTCACCAAATCGGTCGTCGTCACTCCGGAAATTCTGGACACCTTCAGGGAAGTGCAGGATCTCGGACCCTTGCACAATCCCGCGAACATCATGGGAATCGAAGCCGCGCAGAAAGTGCTGCCGAACGTTCCGCACTGCGCGGTCATGGATACCGCCTGGCACCAGACCATGCCGGACACCAGCTTCATGTACGCCGTTCCCTACGAGTGGTACGAAAACTACGCGGTCCGCCGCTACGGCTTCCACGGAACCAGCTTCCTCTACACCGCCAAGCGCGCCTCCGTCATTCTGGGCAAAAAGCCCGCGGACACGAACGTCATCATCGCCCACATCGGCAACGGCGCCTCCATGTGCTGCGTGAAAAACGGCCAGTGCTTCGACACCTCGATGGGCATCACCCCACTCGAAGGCCTCGTCATGGGAACCCGTTCCGGCGACTGCGATCCGGCCCTTGCCTTCTACATGATGAGAAAAACAGGCATGACGGTACAGGACGTCGATACCGCCTTGAACAAGAAATCCGGCCTTCTCGGAATCTCCGGGAAATACGTCGACCGCCGCGACATCAGCAAGGCGATGGAAGAAGGCGACAAGCGCGCAGAGCTTGCCTTCAAGATGGAAACCTACCGCCTGCGCAAATACATCGGAAGCTATATCGCCGCGATGGGTCAAAAGCCGGATGCCCTCGTGTTCACCGCCGGAGTCGGGGAATTCCACGCTGGCGTGCGCGCGGAAGTCTGCGCCGGGCTCGAACACCTCGGCATCAAGCTCGATCCGGCTAAAAACGCGATCGCCCGCACCAGAAATGCGGAAACCTGCATCAGCGCCGACGATTCCGCCATCAAGATTTTCGTCATCCCCACGGACGAAGAACTCGTCATGACGGAAGACGCCTACGCGCTCATGAAGGGCTCCTACGACGTGCACACCAAGTTCACGTACTCGTTCCAGTCCAAAGACTATGTGAACAAGGCGCGGGCCGAAGGCCTCAAGAAAGATATCGAGAAAAACCCCGAGCTGGCCAAAATCGTGGCTACAGCTCCGAAGTAA
- a CDS encoding FlgD immunoglobulin-like domain containing protein — protein MNLKKRAGIVLILAVLNASVFAYNPPAVGESASAFLSPDQLGGSSSAAGSGLGAVLPGELAANPALGAGEQRIILDASYGALFGTEDDTGLGHFINMGGLYPTRWAVFGGSLNFLTSPFDTAPLGTAATMRASVSKDLTDRFWIGAGLSGSYGTGWGVSGDLGALLNLGDVSFMKDARIGGSVTGLGRPFTTDSQGIAGGNAGAYPSMFTPRVGYAATLFGNESLALGASADLAFPTFQNMVFDAAVQGVIKNLVTIRTGWNFNLQETMNDRPINLPSASVGVKLALDSPDKDSFLARHGWGRSEWTPTAAFRSLGYGVYATGTGVNMRLGMADTQPPEITVDYPEPVYISPNNDGTKDELLVPVSITDARYILGWAFVIENEKGEVVRTIANKEVRTEMQDIKSFWKLLTKVKAGIPLPENLRWDGIMDSGETAPDGTYFFHVTAIDDNDNQAATDKFTVYLDNTLPVVSAIPPSGGNAMIFSPDGDGNKDGFLVKQTGSVEDLWKAEVLNSAGMVVRTIDTRSAAPADFLWDGKSDSLSIVPDGVYSYRIATTDRAGNSANASVNNIIVDTEKPSINVSIDINAFSPNGDGVRDTVLLTPSIPVLTGLIGWDVSIVSRTGAEVRRYSGSGAAKPIPYDGLNAEGSPAAEADYQAVIRARYVNGHAPEARSPFFNLDVTAPESSVRSSLAIFSPVGDGKLDTVTFAQQASTEQAWTGAVFALDAEGNPAGKAVKTVQLGSSPAATLVWDGRDDAGKLAPDGRYGYRISSTDRAGNTGISNLAAVELNTEKADLILQASLAAFSPNGDGVKDSIAFTPVIKATTAVSAYALTVSDASGKTVKTFSGKGKVPASFLWNGIADPAEGETTGTRAADGIYRAALAVTLVNQQESRSQAPDFEIDTKFPTIEISAPYLLLSPNGDGKRDDLPVTQRSSDEELWTGAVLAKDKSQVRTWTWNGSAASFVWDAADNSGNRLPDGTYSYTVSSEDKAGNRTTQTLSGIVLDARVPKAFLTAELPAFSPNSDGIKDAQKFAVVTSVPDGLESWNLSIKQEGSASAVKTWSSADSAVLPASITWDGTDAAGNIAHGRYIAELVLAWTKGDRVSAATPAFLVNAKAPALGVRLAPKYFSPDNDGLEDELFINLTAESASEFADWSFEIREPAGTNGNVFWKTGGNGKIADRIIWDGRSLKGELVQAATDYPFTFTVKDDLGMTSVVRGYIPVDVMVIRDGDKLKIAVPSIIFRENAADFNGLASEVVDKNVQVLRRIAEILNKFKDYKVQVEGHANNVTGTQKEEDSELIPLSLQRADAVRTFLIQNGVDETRLSSIGMGGTRPVAKRNDRENWWKNRRVEFILIK, from the coding sequence ATGAATCTGAAAAAGAGAGCCGGAATCGTGCTGATTCTGGCCGTCTTGAACGCAAGCGTCTTTGCGTATAATCCCCCCGCTGTCGGAGAATCCGCATCGGCCTTTCTATCGCCCGACCAGCTCGGCGGCTCTTCGAGCGCTGCCGGAAGCGGACTGGGAGCCGTTCTCCCCGGAGAACTCGCGGCGAACCCGGCTCTGGGAGCCGGCGAACAGAGGATCATCCTTGACGCGTCATACGGAGCCCTTTTCGGCACCGAGGACGACACGGGTCTCGGACACTTCATCAATATGGGAGGGCTCTACCCCACCCGCTGGGCGGTTTTCGGCGGAAGCCTTAACTTCCTGACCTCGCCCTTCGACACCGCACCCCTCGGCACGGCCGCAACCATGCGGGCCTCCGTTTCCAAAGACCTCACCGACCGCTTCTGGATCGGCGCGGGGCTTTCCGGAAGCTACGGCACCGGCTGGGGAGTATCGGGCGACCTGGGAGCCCTTCTGAACCTGGGCGACGTCTCCTTCATGAAAGACGCCAGAATCGGCGGAAGCGTCACCGGCCTCGGCCGCCCCTTCACCACCGATTCGCAGGGAATCGCGGGCGGAAACGCGGGAGCATATCCTTCAATGTTCACTCCCCGCGTTGGATACGCCGCGACCCTTTTCGGAAATGAATCGTTAGCGCTCGGAGCCTCCGCCGACCTCGCCTTCCCGACCTTCCAGAACATGGTCTTCGACGCCGCTGTTCAGGGAGTAATCAAAAACCTCGTAACAATCCGCACAGGATGGAATTTCAACCTCCAGGAAACGATGAACGACCGGCCGATCAACCTTCCGTCGGCCTCCGTCGGCGTAAAGCTCGCCCTGGATTCGCCGGACAAGGACTCCTTCCTCGCACGCCACGGCTGGGGCAGGAGCGAATGGACCCCGACCGCCGCCTTCAGGTCTCTCGGCTACGGAGTATACGCGACGGGAACCGGCGTCAACATGCGGCTCGGCATGGCCGATACACAGCCGCCTGAGATAACGGTCGACTATCCCGAACCCGTCTACATTTCGCCGAACAACGACGGAACCAAGGACGAACTCCTCGTGCCCGTCTCCATAACGGACGCGCGCTACATTCTCGGCTGGGCCTTCGTCATCGAAAACGAAAAAGGCGAAGTAGTCAGAACCATCGCCAACAAGGAAGTCCGCACCGAAATGCAGGACATCAAGTCCTTCTGGAAGCTGTTAACCAAGGTCAAAGCGGGAATCCCCCTGCCGGAAAACCTCCGCTGGGACGGCATCATGGATTCCGGAGAAACAGCTCCCGACGGAACCTACTTCTTCCATGTAACCGCTATAGACGATAACGACAATCAGGCGGCAACGGACAAATTCACCGTCTATCTCGACAACACCCTGCCTGTCGTTTCCGCTATCCCGCCCTCCGGCGGCAACGCGATGATTTTCAGCCCGGACGGAGACGGCAACAAGGACGGCTTCCTCGTCAAGCAGACAGGATCTGTCGAAGATCTCTGGAAGGCGGAAGTCCTCAACTCCGCCGGCATGGTCGTTCGCACCATCGACACCCGTTCTGCGGCTCCGGCGGACTTCCTCTGGGACGGAAAGAGCGACTCGCTCTCCATCGTGCCGGACGGCGTGTATTCCTACCGAATCGCGACGACGGACCGCGCGGGCAACTCCGCGAACGCCTCGGTGAACAACATCATCGTGGACACCGAAAAGCCGTCGATCAACGTCAGCATCGACATCAACGCCTTCTCTCCCAACGGCGACGGAGTGCGCGACACCGTCCTGCTTACCCCGAGCATCCCGGTTCTTACCGGACTGATCGGTTGGGACGTTTCAATCGTTTCCAGAACCGGCGCCGAAGTGCGCCGCTACAGCGGCTCGGGAGCGGCCAAGCCGATCCCCTACGACGGCTTGAACGCCGAAGGCTCGCCCGCCGCCGAAGCCGACTACCAGGCCGTAATCCGGGCCCGCTACGTCAACGGCCACGCGCCTGAAGCCCGCTCGCCCTTCTTCAACCTCGACGTCACCGCGCCCGAATCGAGCGTGCGATCGTCTCTCGCAATCTTCTCGCCCGTCGGCGACGGAAAGCTCGACACCGTAACCTTCGCCCAGCAGGCTTCGACCGAACAGGCGTGGACCGGAGCGGTATTCGCCCTCGACGCCGAGGGAAATCCCGCCGGCAAGGCGGTTAAAACCGTACAGCTCGGCTCGTCTCCCGCGGCGACCCTCGTTTGGGACGGACGCGACGACGCGGGAAAACTCGCCCCGGACGGCCGCTACGGCTACCGCATCTCGAGCACAGACCGCGCGGGAAACACGGGAATCTCCAACCTCGCGGCGGTCGAGCTGAACACTGAAAAAGCAGACCTCATCCTCCAGGCGAGCCTCGCGGCCTTCTCCCCGAACGGAGACGGCGTGAAAGACTCTATCGCCTTCACCCCCGTCATCAAGGCGACGACCGCGGTTTCTGCGTACGCGCTGACAGTCAGCGACGCCTCGGGAAAAACCGTGAAAACCTTCTCCGGAAAGGGCAAGGTTCCCGCCTCCTTCTTGTGGAACGGAATCGCCGACCCGGCAGAAGGCGAAACGACCGGAACCCGCGCCGCGGACGGAATCTACCGCGCGGCTCTCGCGGTGACCCTCGTCAACCAGCAGGAATCCCGCTCACAGGCTCCCGATTTCGAGATCGACACGAAGTTCCCGACCATCGAAATATCGGCCCCCTACCTCCTCCTTTCTCCCAACGGAGACGGAAAGAGGGACGACCTCCCCGTCACCCAGCGTTCATCCGACGAAGAACTGTGGACGGGAGCCGTCCTCGCGAAAGACAAATCTCAAGTACGGACATGGACATGGAACGGCAGCGCAGCGTCCTTCGTTTGGGACGCCGCGGATAATTCGGGCAACCGCCTGCCGGACGGAACCTACTCGTACACGGTCTCCAGCGAAGACAAGGCCGGAAACCGCACGACGCAGACATTGTCGGGCATCGTGCTGGACGCACGCGTTCCCAAAGCCTTCCTCACCGCCGAACTCCCGGCCTTCTCGCCCAACAGCGACGGAATCAAGGACGCGCAGAAGTTCGCCGTCGTAACCAGCGTTCCGGACGGCCTTGAATCCTGGAACCTCTCCATCAAGCAGGAAGGCTCCGCCTCTGCCGTAAAGACCTGGTCTTCCGCGGACTCCGCCGTGCTTCCCGCCTCGATCACCTGGGACGGAACAGACGCCGCAGGCAACATCGCCCACGGCCGCTACATCGCGGAACTCGTCCTCGCGTGGACCAAGGGCGACCGCGTCTCTGCGGCAACCCCGGCCTTCCTCGTAAACGCGAAGGCTCCGGCTCTCGGAGTGCGCCTCGCGCCGAAATACTTCAGCCCGGACAACGACGGCCTCGAAGACGAACTGTTCATCAACCTGACCGCCGAGTCCGCCTCCGAGTTCGCGGACTGGTCCTTCGAAATCCGCGAGCCTGCGGGAACCAACGGCAACGTGTTCTGGAAAACCGGCGGAAACGGAAAGATCGCCGACCGCATCATCTGGGACGGCCGCTCGCTCAAGGGAGAGCTCGTCCAGGCGGCGACCGACTATCCGTTCACCTTTACCGTGAAGGACGACCTCGGCATGACCAGCGTGGTGCGCGGCTACATCCCTGTCGACGTCATGGTCATCCGCGACGGCGACAAGCTCAAGATCGCCGTTCCCTCGATCATCTTCCGCGAGAACGCGGCCGACTTCAACGGCCTGGCCTCCGAGGTCGTGGACAAGAACGTGCAGGTGCTCCGCCGAATCGCGGAAATCCTGAACAAGTTCAAGGACTACAAGGTTCAGGTCGAAGGCCACGCAAACAACGTGACCGGCACCCAAAAGGAAGAGGATTCCGAGCTCATCCCGCTGTCCCTCCAGAGAGCGGACGCGGTGAGAACCTTCCTCATCCAGAACGGAGTCGACGAAACCCGCCTTTCCTCCATCGGAATGGGAGGAACCAGGCCGGTGGCCAAACGGAACGACCGCGAAAACTGGTGGAAAAACCGCCGGGTAGAGTTCATTCTCATCAAATAA
- a CDS encoding class I SAM-dependent methyltransferase — protein MTQKKTDWFESESFWAQYAPVLFDAQRWAEAPAVAEGVLRIIGSPSSSFPEGPAILDAGCGPGRIAVELASRGARVTGVDLIRPFLNAAHDSAEDEGVSLDLEQADLRTYVRPEAFDAAVSLYTSFGYCDTIEEDLQILKNIAASVKTGGWFILEMTGREIAVRDFTEGEWFERGGFTVLTQFEVVGAWEGLRSRWMLIDEEGRKIDHSFVQRLYSAVELKRLLMASGFASVEIYGDFDFSPYNEKARTMVLVARK, from the coding sequence ATGACACAGAAGAAAACGGATTGGTTTGAGAGCGAATCGTTCTGGGCCCAGTACGCGCCGGTTCTTTTCGACGCGCAGAGGTGGGCCGAGGCTCCCGCGGTCGCCGAAGGGGTTCTCAGGATCATCGGGTCTCCTTCCTCCTCTTTTCCCGAAGGGCCCGCCATTCTCGACGCCGGCTGCGGTCCCGGCCGCATCGCCGTCGAGCTCGCTTCGCGCGGAGCCCGGGTCACCGGAGTGGATCTTATTCGCCCGTTTTTGAACGCTGCCCATGATTCGGCCGAGGACGAGGGCGTGTCTCTCGATCTCGAGCAGGCGGACCTGCGGACCTATGTGCGCCCTGAAGCCTTCGACGCCGCCGTGAGCCTGTACACGAGCTTCGGCTATTGCGACACGATAGAAGAGGACCTGCAGATACTGAAAAACATAGCCGCTTCGGTGAAGACCGGCGGATGGTTCATTCTGGAGATGACGGGCAGGGAGATCGCCGTTCGGGACTTCACCGAGGGCGAATGGTTCGAACGCGGCGGATTCACCGTGCTCACCCAGTTCGAAGTAGTGGGTGCCTGGGAGGGATTGCGTTCACGGTGGATGCTCATCGACGAAGAGGGCCGGAAAATCGACCACTCCTTCGTGCAACGGCTGTATTCCGCCGTCGAATTGAAGCGTCTTCTCATGGCTTCGGGATTCGCTTCCGTTGAAATTTACGGGGACTTCGATTTTTCTCCCTATAACGAAAAAGCCCGCACCATGGTGCTCGTAGCGCGGAAATAG
- a CDS encoding DJ-1 family glyoxalase III produces the protein MKSAYVFLADGFEDVEAVTPIDYLRRAGIETVAVGVTGITVRSSHQVSIVCDASLDSLKSAPFPDLIVFPGGMKGAENLASSVSLRDFTARFFAAKKHVGAICAAPAVVLGAWGHLSGRIWTCYPGCEGSLDVRPSGARVVTDGNLTTARGPGAAEEFSLELIGIICGREKSAEVAAGILARPFGNESAT, from the coding sequence ATGAAAAGCGCGTACGTGTTCTTGGCCGACGGGTTCGAAGACGTAGAGGCAGTAACGCCCATCGACTACCTGAGAAGGGCCGGCATCGAAACAGTGGCTGTCGGCGTTACCGGAATTACTGTGCGTTCATCCCATCAGGTTTCGATCGTATGCGACGCGAGCCTGGATTCGCTGAAGAGCGCCCCCTTTCCCGATCTTATCGTGTTTCCCGGCGGGATGAAGGGAGCGGAAAATCTCGCGTCTTCCGTGTCGCTGCGCGATTTTACCGCCCGTTTTTTCGCGGCAAAAAAGCACGTGGGCGCGATTTGCGCCGCGCCGGCAGTCGTGCTCGGCGCGTGGGGACACCTGTCCGGCAGAATCTGGACCTGCTATCCCGGCTGCGAGGGTAGTCTGGACGTGCGCCCTTCCGGTGCGAGGGTGGTTACCGACGGAAATCTTACTACTGCCCGGGGACCCGGAGCCGCCGAGGAGTTTTCGCTCGAATTGATCGGGATTATATGCGGAAGGGAAAAGTCAGCGGAAGTCGCCGCGGGAATTCTGGCGCGGCCGTTCGGGAACGAATCCGCAACCTAG
- a CDS encoding response regulator codes for MKQVLLIDESSVFRDYIKDKLASRHVQVDIGVGQLDSLSKMRSILPDLVILDFNPNRSFVFDLLDAKKSDPNARDIPVILLAQRLSKHEISRIASYGIKTVIPKPLKIDQLFSAVSKIIKLDFEIDATPCILEAHVNDNILFIEIAQGLNREKIDLLKYKIRELIDLYNLTFPKILVMMTDMSLSFVDGPNLEQLMNSITADARVKNKNVKILTLDNFTREFISGDKNFDEIQIVTDLSKALDSLLKDVNQLEDTTTLISEHLLTATGSPENRSSLEMRFKSELETLKEAGQQIRIAVIDDDVVIRTILEKTFMSLQASVDKFESGIKFINALHPSAYDLVFLDLMMPEMNGFEVLMKMKQMDIDIPVIVLSAISQREAVLKVLSAGVKSYMIKPLKPDAILTKAIEVLQESV; via the coding sequence ATGAAACAAGTATTGTTAATAGACGAATCTTCGGTATTCCGGGATTATATAAAAGATAAACTCGCTTCCAGGCACGTACAGGTGGATATCGGCGTCGGCCAGCTCGACAGCCTCTCGAAGATGAGATCCATCCTTCCCGATCTGGTGATCCTCGATTTTAATCCGAACCGCAGCTTTGTTTTCGATCTTCTGGACGCGAAAAAAAGCGATCCGAACGCCCGCGACATTCCCGTCATTCTGTTGGCTCAACGCCTCTCGAAACATGAAATATCCCGGATCGCCTCCTACGGCATCAAAACGGTCATCCCGAAGCCGCTGAAGATCGACCAGCTCTTCTCCGCCGTTTCGAAAATAATAAAGCTCGATTTCGAAATCGACGCCACTCCCTGCATCCTGGAAGCCCACGTCAACGACAATATCCTCTTCATCGAAATCGCCCAGGGCTTGAACCGCGAAAAAATCGATCTCCTCAAATACAAAATCCGCGAGCTCATCGATTTATACAACCTCACCTTTCCCAAAATTCTCGTCATGATGACGGACATGTCGCTTTCCTTCGTAGACGGTCCCAACCTCGAACAGCTGATGAACAGCATCACGGCCGACGCCCGCGTTAAGAACAAAAACGTTAAAATTCTGACGCTCGACAATTTTACCCGCGAATTCATTTCGGGAGATAAAAACTTCGACGAGATTCAGATCGTAACCGATCTTTCCAAGGCCCTCGATTCTCTGCTCAAGGATGTCAACCAACTTGAGGACACAACCACCCTCATCAGCGAACACCTGCTCACCGCAACGGGCTCGCCGGAAAACCGTTCGTCCCTCGAAATGCGCTTCAAATCCGAACTGGAAACCCTGAAAGAGGCCGGCCAGCAAATCAGAATCGCAGTGATAGACGACGACGTAGTCATCAGAACAATTCTGGAAAAAACGTTCATGAGCCTCCAGGCCTCCGTAGATAAATTCGAATCGGGAATCAAATTCATTAACGCCCTGCATCCTTCGGCCTACGACCTCGTATTCCTCGATCTCATGATGCCGGAAATGAACGGCTTCGAGGTGTTGATGAAAATGAAACAGATGGACATCGATATCCCGGTCATCGTGCTTTCTGCGATCAGCCAGAGAGAGGCGGTGCTGAAAGTGTTGTCGGCCGGGGTAAAGAGCTACATGATAAAGCCGCTCAAGCCGGACGCCATTCTGACAAAGGCTATCGAAGTCCTTCAGGAGAGCGTATAG